Sequence from the Amaranthus tricolor cultivar Red isolate AtriRed21 chromosome 1, ASM2621246v1, whole genome shotgun sequence genome:
tatcattatcttcATATCAAGTTGTTGTCTTTGCTTTATTTCCTAGTTTAATTTTCATCATTTGAATTGTTGTTCATAGTAGTGTTAGATTCTCAAACCAACTATTTTATTTGTTCGTATCTTGTAGTCATACACTGAATGGTTAACTCGCTTCCCTGAGTTCGACTCATATAGCTACACGTACACTGTGTGCTTgcggttatttaaaatttgcacatcatttatcatatactagtattttatttttcttttcttattaaGATAAAATTGGTACAAGGACCCCAAAATTTATGAGACGACCCTGACGAAAATAATTGTTGTTAACTCGACCTGTGTATACTACCCGAACATGACCTGTTGTGGCAAGCAACCAAAAAATAACCAATTTAAAAATCCAACTAAATCAAATGACACTTGTTGATTGCTTTAACAAATTGAATATCTTAACTAATTAGCCAACTATTTAAGCTAACTCtttggtaaaaattaattgttaattgttgGTAGTTCATCGAAGAAAACAATATGTAAAAAGCCAAAAGTCAATGAAAAAACTAATCGTAATACCTTTTGATTTTAgcttaaaattaacttttaaactaatttaaaagtcatttatcaaaaACTTTCTTTAGCTATTCTAgtaactaaaaaatcaaaagccCAAAAAATCATTTTGGCAAACACCCTTTAAATTGAGATCCTGTTTAAAATAGGGCATTACTATACGTCGCCAACTTTTTCATTGTATCGCCATCCTTTATATATTGTAAATTCCAATATTGCCCTTAATGAAATTTCATAACTATATCTCTCTAGTTTCTCTCTGAAAAAACTCTCTGAACTAAAATTCAATATCGAAAcactatgaaaaatgaaaataatcaccAAAATGATTCGGTCAGTATTGATAACGAtcgttaatttcaaaaaaaatgcttgtgttgaaatttgatacatgttcactcttttagccataacttttgataggaaaattatataatttcatTGTTTGTGGCATTAGAActtagacttcaagatctttccaatgatatattatatgcccaatttcgATAAttgagcgagaaatgacgattgtttaaagtttgcttgtgttgaaattttataCTCCATGTTTAATCTTTTAggcataactttttatagaaaaattctaATTATGCAAGATTTGTGGCATtagaaaccagatttcaagaGCTTTtcaacgacatattatatgcctGATTCCGAcaatcgagcgagaaatgacaaTCGTTTAAAGTTTACATTGATTTTTATTACATCCAATAGCGTAAAACGCACAAGCGGACCGCAGTATGGTCACGTAAAACGTATGACTAGGTTtagttttctattttaaaaaatgttttttttttcaaattaatattttttattttaattcaattattattaataaatttaatttaataataataatgattaattttataattaaaaataaatttaaggatATTTTAgtgattttattaaaaaaaggtaAAGATACAATGAAGAGGGTACTTTTAAGAATTGGGTTAAAATAACCATCCTATTCCCATGTACTAGAAGATCCTATTATCGCTCAGAAAAAATGTTTTAGATGCTTAGTTACAGGCTTGTAGCAGATCCACCAATAAATAGAGGGGTAAAATACGCTGTAATAAGACTGACCACAAGCTTTAAGTTCGCAACCTacttttcataatttcattTCTGTTGGCGTACTCACATGAAATGTCGTCGTATCTTTAACCATCACAAATTCTACCTTCCCTTTACAATTCTTATGAAGTATTATTTTcttcatcattaaaatttaaacaaacatCAGAATCAGATCAGATAGAACTCAAAAATGTCAGTTTTGAATCCCCAAAACCCAACATCATCAGATCTTCATGTGGCTGTATTTGGGTTTCCATTTGGAACTCATGCCACACCCCTTTTCAACATTACTAAGAAGCTATCCTCACTTGCACCCAATAtcattttctcatttttcaGTACTAATCAGTCTAACAATAAAACCTTTTCAAGGTCTAAAAATGGTGAACATCATCAAAACTTGTTTCCAAACATTAAGGCCTATGATATTTGGGATGGATTGCCTCAAGGGTATGTTTTTAAGGGAAATCCTTTGGAAATGATTGAGTATTTTATGGTTTCAGCCCCCGATTCGTTGCGAAAGGCGGTTGCCGTGGCTGAGGATGAGATAGGGATGAAGGTGAATTGCATGATTGGGGATGCTTTCTTGTGGTTTGTTGTGGAGATGGCTCAAGAGAAAGGTGTCAATTGGGTTCCTGTTTTCATGTCTGAAGAACATTCACTTTCATGTCATGTTTATACTGATCTTATTAGGGAAAAAGTTGGAATTCAAGGTATATCAATCTCATTTATTTTCTGATTTGTTTCATTTTGAATGTTATCTAATTTTGTAGAATTTGTGTGTGATTTGttttcaaatgaaatacttCTATGTCCTGTGTGACATTTCTGTTTGTAAATGATCACAATCTAAGAAGGTTATAAGCGATCATTTTAAGATAATAAGCGTATATTGGGTTAGTCCAATTGAGTTGGTCTCATCATGCACGGTCTCATTGTAGAATTTGTGTAACTATTAAAGCGTCGTTTTTCTTATATGGGCCCGGTGCACAAACCCCTTTTGCCCCTTTTGGGGCCGGCCCTTCTTGACAACAGTTCTTGCAAATGTTTCATACAAGTTAGGCCAAGGGCAAGGGAGGGGTAGAACCCAGAACCTTACCGGGGAAAAGTGGTTGAAATGATTGTTGTTTAAGTTAACTTGTTGAGCTAGGGTTTCTAACAATGAATTGATGTACAGATATAGctgaaagaaagaaagatgaagtgTTAGATTTCATTCCAGGAATGTCAAAGATCAGAGTAGGAGATTTACCACAAGGTGTAGTTGTTGGAGATTTGGAATCCATTTTCTCAAAGATTGTTCACCAAATGGGTCGAGTATTGCCTCGCGCGACAGCAGTCTGTGTTAGTTCATGTGACGAATTCAAGTCAGAGACACTAAAAGATCTAAAGTCCAAGCTACCAAACTTGCTTTCTGTTGGACCACCAAGTCTGATAATGCCACCCTCAAATACTACTACTAGTGATCAAAACATCTGCCTAGCTTGGCTTGATAAACAGCTACACACAGATTCAGTTGTTGCTTATG
This genomic interval carries:
- the LOC130818663 gene encoding anthocyanidin 3-O-glucosyltransferase 7-like, encoding MSVLNPQNPTSSDLHVAVFGFPFGTHATPLFNITKKLSSLAPNIIFSFFSTNQSNNKTFSRSKNGEHHQNLFPNIKAYDIWDGLPQGYVFKGNPLEMIEYFMVSAPDSLRKAVAVAEDEIGMKVNCMIGDAFLWFVVEMAQEKGVNWVPVFMSEEHSLSCHVYTDLIREKVGIQDIAERKKDEVLDFIPGMSKIRVGDLPQGVVVGDLESIFSKIVHQMGRVLPRATAVCVSSCDEFKSETLKDLKSKLPNLLSVGPPSLIMPPSNTTTSDQNICLAWLDKQLHTDSVVAYVSFGSVVTPNPSEITALAHGLEASGVSFLWSLKDNLKDHLPQGFIENNKQKGKGMIVAWAPQTQVLAHNAVGVFITHFGCNSIMESIAAGVPMIGRPFIGEQKLNGRLVEAMWEIGLEVEGGVFTKDGIIKGLDQILKGHQGLKMKQNIAGFKTLLEKAISPQGSCNDNFNKLLNIVTK